DNA sequence from the Acidobacteriota bacterium genome:
ACGCGAAATAGCCAAACTTTTGCGGATTCGCTTCTTACTGCATTCTTGACCGGTCGAAAAATTTGCCGAACGGTTCGAAAGTCGTCCACGATTGAGTCGAAAATTCGCCGACTACTTACTTGGCTCTGAATTCTTGAGTTTGCCGGCAAAGGTCGATCGGGCGAGTTGATTCGAATTTGTTGGAAGTGCCGGGTCGACGATGACGGGGCCGAAATCAAGTTGTGGAAGGCGGTTCAAATTGCTGGAAGACATAACACTTCGTTTACCGGTTCGCGGATCATAGAACACCGAAATAGCTTGGCTTTCTTTAACCTCAACTATTTTTGTGGGTTCTTCCTTATTGGCGTTTTGTTCGGGTCTGAATGTATTTGTGGGTACGCTCATCCGTCCTTGCCGCTGAAGCCATCGATAAACCTCCACACCTTGCGTGACATACCCAAGAGTCTCTCTATAGGGCGGGACACCGCCCACCATCCGTCTCCTTGAAGCATTGATAACTCTTCCATTTACCCTCAATTCTCGGCCATGAAGGTAGGCCGAAACAGTCCCTTCGCCAGCGTTAAAGGCTGCCAAAACAGACTCGAGTTTCCAGTCAAACAGGCGTCCCAGATACTTCACGTACTTTGCTGCCGCGAGTAGTGAGGATGTCGGTTCATACGGATCGGCTAATCCAAATCGGGCTGCCGTCGCTGGCATGAACTGCATAAGCCCCTGAGCATTCTTCGGGCTGGTCAGCCAGGGCCGGAAGCGCGTTTCGTTATAGGCGATCGTCCACAGAATTAATGGATCGACACCTTCATTTCTTGCCGCTTTTTCGATGGTCGGCTCAAACAATCTTGCTCTTGAGAGCACGTCCATTCGGGCAAGTGAAGTCCGAGAAATTGTTTGTGTTTCCTGAGAGGCAACTGTCAGAGGAAATACAAAGACAAGCACTGATAAAAATGTGATCGAGCGGATGTTTCGTTTTTTCATGTCGTCGGCTATCGCAACCGATGTGCCAGCGACATCTTTCGCGGAGCGGCACGACCCTTGCAATGCGAGTGAAATCATTGACGCTTCCGACTTCGGGAACGTCAAGGAAATCTATCTAGTGAGGACGACTATGAAAAAATTACTGACACTGATCAAGGGCTTAGCATCGGCGATGGCTCCGCTTGGTCTGATCTTACTTTTAACAAACCTGAGTTCGGCCCAAGGCCCGATCTTCACCGGCGACGCAAGCAACCTCTCCAACATCATCCGCGAATCGCTCAAACTCATGGCTATCATTCTGTTTTGTCTTGGAGCGGTCGGCGTAGCCTGGTCGATCTACAACAAAATGACCGGAAAGGAATGGGGAAACCAGGCATTCGGTTCGCTTCTTTCGTTTGCCTTCGGAACGATCGTCGCGGTGTTCTGGCAGCTTGCTCAAGGCCGCAGTGTCGGAGTCGATACCAATTTTTAGGAGGCAGCCAGATGAGAAGACGCGCAACGCGGCCGAATGTCTTTCGCGGCCTGAAACGGTTCGGTGTCTATTCGACCGACTGGAAGTTTATCTTGATACCCACAGGTATCGCCTATCTCGTTCCGTTCGTTTTAGGTCTGTGGGTCGGCTATGTACCGCTCGGCTTTCCGCTGGGCCTGCTCGTGTTTCTGATTCTTCTAGGAGTCTTTAACTACCTGCGACTCAGCAAGCCTTCTTACTGGCTCTCGCAGAAGTTTGACGCCGAGATAGACAGATGGGCGGCCTTTCGACCGCCTCTACGAGGGGAATTAGAGCCTACAGTTTGGAAAGCACCCAACAGGAAATAGACATGGACACAGCAAACCTATCATTCACACAGATCGCCATTTCATTCTTCGGAGGGCTTCTTTCCTTGGGACTTGGTCTTACCGCAGGCTTGAGAATTTTTCCTGCTCTTAAGTTTCACAGAAGCCGCCCGAAGGACTTGCTACAACGGAGCCACGAGAAATCTCAATTAGCGACCGACCAGATAGGGCGGTTGTTCCCAACAGAAATAGCCGGACTTGATGGAAATATCATCCGCTACAAGGACGGCAGTTTCGGAAAGGCATATATTTTCGAACCCGCGAATAGCCTTTACATCGACGGAAACGTCACTGAACAACGAATCGAGGAACTGAAAACCATCCTGAAATTCGAGAAACCGAAGAACACGATCATTCAATTTAGGTTCCTGAATTCACTGGATACCGGTGAGGTTCTTCGAGACCATCTTTCATCACGAGATTCAGCGACTTCCGATCCCGTAGCCGGGGTTCTCCACGCAACCAATCTTTCGCTTCATGAAGAAGCGATCAGATCAGGTGAAGTTATGCGCCAAACCGCTACTGTCTGGATTCGCGTTCCGGTTAGAGATCCGGACGATAACGGCGTGTTGTCGTCTCTCCTGCCATCGCTTGTAAAGGATGCAAAGGAATACGGAATCGCACGACTCCTCCGATCTCCCCTTGTAAGGATAAGAAATCGCGAAAGTGAATTGATGGTGCAGAGAGAGGTGCAAAGTGAAGCCGCGTGCAAACTCAAAGCGTCACGGGTCTTTCAGTCATTCGAAGCTAACTTTCCGCGAAATCTACAGCTTCGAGAGATGAACCGGACCGAGACCTTCGAAGCGCTTTTTACAAGCCATCGGCGTGAGCACGATTCATTCCCAAATCTTACAAACTCAGTCTGCGTCGATCTGAGGCGATATCTTTGCAGCACGAATATCGAGAGCACCCGCGAGCAGTATGTGCGGCACAGCGGTACGCCTGTGAGTCTCGTCAGTCTGAAAACACTTCCAAATGGCTTTGTGACCGCAGATATCATGCGCTATCTGACCGCAACGAGGGCTTTGGGATTTCCGCACGAGATCGTCGTTGATTTGATGAGATGAAAAGCAGGTGGCCAAAAAGACCTGCAAAAAACGCATCGACCGGATCGAAGGCAGTCGCAACACCTGGCTCGGTTTTAGAAATCTCAGGAAAGACGCAGTCGTGATCAAGTCCGACCTTGAGAATCTTCTCGAACAGGTCCAAAGCGACAATGAAGAGATCTGTAATCTTCGCTTGAACGTCATAGTATTCGCCGGCCGGTCGAAAGGAGCAAAGGAAGCACGGCGGCAGATTGAGATACTCGACGACCGGTGCGACGCAGTTGTTTCCGCGATCCGAAAGAAGATCGGCGCCGATGCTATAAGGGAAGACGCAGTGAGGCAGCGAGCGATATATCCGCGAATGCTTGCTGGTGAGCTCGCCTCGCGACCAACAGGACAGGAACTCACGGAGACGGCTGACTCGGTTATATCGTTTGTTCCGACAGAAACGAGTTGGCGGGGAAGCCGCCGGCCGCACAGCATCTTTACAACTCCGAACGGTCAAATGTTCGGCCTCGATCTCTACGACCGCGCTCTTATAAAGTCTCCGACAGTCATCGTCACCGCAGCGTCAGGTGAAGGCAAATCATTCCTGGCTTCGATGCTGATCACGGATATCAGGGCTCATCGCGGAAACGTAAAAGTACGAGTGATGGACTACCGTCATTCGTTCAAGCCCATATGTCGGCTTTTCGGCGGCCGTCATATCGAGTTCAACGAAGGCGATCCGAAACCGATCAATATCTGGAACTATCCGGGTATCGAAAAAGGAATTCGACCCACCAAACGTCAGCTTTCAATGGTGCTCGCGGACATCCTCATTCTTAGCAAGACGGCAAGGACAGATGCGATCACAAGTGCTATTGCCGCAACTGTTATCGATGAGGTTTATAAGATGTCGCTGGCCCGCAACGGAGACGGCAGACCAAAATTCCAGCCAACGCTTGGGCATTTTCTGGATGTTCTAAAGACCTACCACTGGGAGCCTGCACAACAGGGCCAGGCGAGCGAGCTTTACTTGAAGCTCAATGTTCATCGCAAAGACCCGTGGCTTAACTCGCCAACCCATCCGGATTATGACGTGCCATCAATGTTCGACGTTTTCGAGCTCTCCGGAATCAGCGGCCTCGACGAAAAGATACGTGAGAGTGTCGGATTCAGAATAAGCGCCCAGATCATGCAGGAGATAGGCGAAGAAGACGAGCGGAAGCAAAAAACGCCGATCCTATTCCTCTGCGACGAAATGCGCGAGATTAACAAACACTTTCCGGCAATTCAGGAACTCATCGCCGAAGCATCAGTGACCGGCCGTAAAGAAGGTCTTGTTACAGTCCTGTTCTCCCAGGCTTACGAGCATTTTACGGGAACGACAGAGCGTCCGAATGAGATCGGAATAGACCTCGTAAAAAACTCCGGCGTAAAGATGATCGGCAAACAGATCGGCGGCTTCGACCGCTTGGCCGCTGACTGCGAACTGGCACCTGAGACAGTTGCAGCGATCCGTGCGATCAGAAACCAATACGGAAGATACACCCAGTGGGTTTTCGTCATCGGCAGCGGAGCGGACAAGATCGTCCAGATGGCCGAGATCCGGCTGTCGCCCGCAATGCTTTGGGCTAACACCAACGACACGAACGAAGCGAATGCACGAAGACTTATCGAGAATATTCGGCCCGACCTTCCGCCCGAGATCGTCGTGTCTTGGCTAGCTTCGAAATACCCAAGCGGATTGACGGCAGTTGGACTCACGGAGATTTCCTCGATTGACCTGAATGAACTCAACGGACTGGAGGTGGCAGCATGACCGGAAATAGCGGAATAGTAAGACAGATCGTCCTCGCGGCAGTTCTTTCCTCGATCTTCATTGGGATCGACGTTCGCCCAAC
Encoded proteins:
- a CDS encoding lytic transglycosylase domain-containing protein, encoding MISLALQGSCRSAKDVAGTSVAIADDMKKRNIRSITFLSVLVFVFPLTVASQETQTISRTSLARMDVLSRARLFEPTIEKAARNEGVDPLILWTIAYNETRFRPWLTSPKNAQGLMQFMPATAARFGLADPYEPTSSLLAAAKYVKYLGRLFDWKLESVLAAFNAGEGTVSAYLHGRELRVNGRVINASRRRMVGGVPPYRETLGYVTQGVEVYRWLQRQGRMSVPTNTFRPEQNANKEEPTKIVEVKESQAISVFYDPRTGKRSVMSSSNLNRLPQLDFGPVIVDPALPTNSNQLARSTFAGKLKNSEPSK